A single region of the Methylocystis echinoides genome encodes:
- a CDS encoding L,D-transpeptidase family protein — protein MRVARATILRTLRVSRRVGGKPHEGRLAAGGVVFPCALGRAGITHDKREGDGATPAGRWRLVSFYLRRPAPLQAAWRLTRRDDVWCDDARSFLYNRPLRAPLRLSHEEMWRKDGLYDVVGVMDYNLLPRRRGRGSAIFFHIATEELGPTAGCVALRARDMRRLLPRLGRRVEIVLR, from the coding sequence ATGCGTGTTGCGCGTGCAACCATTCTGAGGACGCTGCGCGTGTCGCGGCGCGTTGGCGGCAAGCCGCATGAGGGACGGCTCGCCGCCGGGGGCGTCGTCTTTCCCTGCGCGCTCGGCCGCGCCGGGATCACCCATGACAAGCGCGAGGGCGACGGCGCGACGCCGGCGGGGCGGTGGCGGCTTGTCTCCTTCTATCTGCGGCGGCCGGCGCCGTTGCAGGCGGCCTGGCGGCTGACGCGGCGCGATGATGTCTGGTGCGACGACGCGCGGTCCTTTCTCTACAATCGCCCGCTGCGCGCGCCGCTGCGCCTGAGCCATGAGGAGATGTGGCGCAAGGATGGTCTCTACGACGTCGTCGGCGTGATGGACTATAATCTCCTCCCGCGCCGGCGCGGACGCGGCAGCGCGATCTTCTTCCATATCGCGACGGAAGAGCTTGGCCCCACGGCCGGCTGCGTCGCATTGCGGGCGCGCGACATGCGGCGCCTGCTGCCGAGGCTCGGGCGGCGGGTGGAGATCGTCCTGCGCTGA
- a CDS encoding YggS family pyridoxal phosphate-dependent enzyme, translating to MSSIDRLNDTKAAIRRAAEDCGRDPSGVILVCVTKTFPAEDVVPLLDAGHRVFGENRVQEAMSKWPALRARFPGVKLHLIGPLQSNKTREAVETFDVIQSVDREKIAAALAEEMARQGKRPRLFIQINTGAEPQKAGVSPQEADAFITTCREKYGLEIAGLMCVPPVDEQAAPHFALLADIASRNGLRELSMGMSSDYELAIQLGATYVRVGSAIMGMRDYPPA from the coding sequence GATCCGAGCGGCGTCATCCTCGTCTGCGTGACCAAGACCTTTCCGGCCGAGGACGTCGTCCCCCTGCTCGACGCCGGCCATCGCGTCTTCGGTGAGAACCGCGTGCAGGAGGCCATGAGCAAATGGCCCGCGCTGCGCGCCCGTTTTCCGGGGGTCAAGCTGCATCTGATCGGCCCGCTGCAATCGAACAAGACCCGTGAAGCGGTCGAAACCTTCGACGTGATCCAGAGCGTCGACCGCGAGAAGATCGCGGCGGCGCTCGCCGAGGAAATGGCCCGGCAGGGCAAGCGCCCCCGCCTGTTCATCCAGATCAACACCGGCGCCGAACCGCAGAAGGCGGGCGTGTCGCCGCAGGAGGCCGACGCCTTCATCACGACCTGCCGCGAGAAATACGGGCTGGAGATCGCGGGGCTCATGTGCGTGCCGCCGGTCGACGAGCAGGCCGCGCCGCATTTCGCGCTGCTCGCAGACATCGCCAGCCGCAATGGCCTGCGCGAATTGTCGATGGGCATGAGCTCGGACTATGAGCTCGCCATCCAGCTCGGCGCGACCTATGTGCGCGTCGGTTCGGCGATCATGGGCATGCGCGATTATCCGCCGGCGTGA